In the Flavisolibacter tropicus genome, one interval contains:
- a CDS encoding CHAD domain-containing protein, whose amino-acid sequence MKEKAILDVLKLRMKRLKKHFLKLRKSFDPEELHDYRLEMKKLKAFLRLLNTHRTHHETLKLNRHLKTYYKLTGNLRNLQLHEQRIQELANENHLTLPVVFTELLEKEKEKAIEQLRVEEQKLSFKKNRKDLLSPIQLEIKAGERKSYLLNQHTALIAILAPASFSDDDLHDVRKIVKDIGYNRDYLGSYMSLLLPALLVKKEEADGLAEKLGEFHDLCVSQTLLHLPEVIQIKELAESTVLQELQRVIECKKRTMKEEVLQQFANI is encoded by the coding sequence ATGAAAGAAAAAGCTATCCTTGACGTATTGAAATTGCGAATGAAAAGGCTCAAGAAACATTTTTTGAAGCTCAGGAAAAGCTTTGATCCTGAAGAATTGCACGATTACCGCCTGGAAATGAAAAAACTAAAAGCATTCTTGCGCCTGCTAAATACACACAGAACGCATCACGAAACACTTAAGTTGAACCGGCACTTAAAAACCTATTATAAACTGACAGGGAACCTAAGAAACCTGCAGCTACATGAGCAGCGCATTCAGGAATTGGCCAATGAGAACCATCTGACATTGCCTGTTGTTTTCACGGAATTATTGGAAAAGGAAAAAGAAAAGGCGATAGAGCAATTACGGGTTGAAGAGCAAAAGCTTTCATTTAAAAAAAATCGTAAAGATCTCCTTTCCCCTATTCAATTGGAGATAAAAGCCGGTGAGCGGAAAAGCTACCTGTTAAATCAACATACTGCATTAATTGCAATCCTGGCCCCAGCTTCTTTTAGTGACGATGACTTACATGATGTAAGAAAGATCGTTAAGGATATTGGATATAATCGCGATTACCTGGGCTCGTATATGTCACTCCTTCTACCAGCCTTATTGGTGAAGAAAGAAGAAGCTGATGGCCTGGCAGAGAAATTGGGCGAATTCCATGATCTATGTGTATCGCAAACCCTTCTTCATTTACCTGAAGTTATTCAAATAAAAGAACTTGCTGAAAGTACGGTACTGCAGGAATTGCAGCGGGTGATTGAGTGTAAGAAAAGAACGATGAAAGAAGAAGTGCTACAACAGTTTGCCAATATCTAG